A single genomic interval of Streptomyces sp. BA2 harbors:
- a CDS encoding alpha/beta fold hydrolase, producing MSDHAVVDVGDVRLAYRTWGDSYGAPVVLLHGLGDSSATWEQVGQVLGEEWRVYALDLRGHGESDWPDEYSVELMRDDVLGFLDELDLDRVGVVGHSMGGVVAYLLAEEHPDRVERLVLEETPPPYPRDWVDAQRPDVLDFDWPVSPAVRAQIFDPDPEWAERLGEIVAPTLIVAGGPDSSMPQGRIPDMATEIPDSRLITIPVGHSVHEASPQQFAEQVSEFFTS from the coding sequence ATGAGCGATCACGCAGTGGTGGATGTGGGCGACGTACGCCTGGCCTATCGGACCTGGGGCGACTCGTACGGAGCGCCCGTCGTGCTGCTGCACGGGCTCGGCGATTCCTCGGCGACCTGGGAGCAGGTCGGGCAGGTGCTCGGGGAGGAATGGCGGGTGTACGCGCTGGATCTGCGCGGGCACGGCGAGAGCGACTGGCCGGACGAGTACTCGGTCGAGCTGATGAGGGACGACGTACTCGGCTTCCTCGACGAGCTCGACCTCGACCGCGTCGGCGTCGTGGGCCACTCCATGGGCGGGGTCGTGGCGTACCTCCTCGCCGAGGAGCACCCCGACCGCGTGGAGCGCCTCGTCCTGGAGGAGACGCCGCCGCCCTATCCGCGTGACTGGGTCGACGCCCAGCGGCCCGACGTCCTCGACTTCGACTGGCCCGTGTCCCCCGCGGTCCGCGCCCAGATCTTCGATCCCGATCCCGAGTGGGCCGAACGGCTCGGCGAGATCGTCGCACCGACCCTGATCGTGGCGGGCGGCCCGGACAGCAGCATGCCGCAGGGGCGCATCCCCGACATGGCCACGGAGATCCCCGACTCCCGGCTGATCACGATCCCGGTCGGCCACTCGGTGCACGAGGCGAGCCCGCAGCAGTTCGCGGAGCAGGTCAGCGAGTTCTTCACCAGCTGA
- a CDS encoding slipin family protein — MVEELLTAGAAVAAAGFVYVVSAARVVKQYERGVVLRLGRLRENIRQPGFTMIVPGVDRLHKVNLQIVTMPVPAQDGITRDNVTVRVDAVIYFKVIDAADAVIKVEDYRFAVSQMAQTSLRSIIGKSDLDDLLSNREKLNQGLELMIDSPALGWGVQIDRVEIKDVSLPETMKRSMARQAEADRERRARVINADAELQASKKLAEAAHQMADEPAALQLRLLQTVVAVAAEKNSTLVLPFPVELLRFLEKAQQTQALSPAPPVTAAEPTPKRPTAA, encoded by the coding sequence ATGGTCGAAGAGCTGCTCACAGCAGGGGCCGCGGTCGCGGCCGCCGGTTTTGTGTACGTGGTGTCGGCGGCCCGCGTGGTCAAGCAGTACGAGCGGGGCGTGGTCCTCCGCCTTGGCCGGCTGCGGGAAAACATCCGACAGCCGGGATTCACCATGATCGTCCCCGGTGTGGACCGGCTGCACAAGGTGAACCTGCAGATCGTGACGATGCCGGTCCCGGCGCAGGACGGCATCACCCGGGACAACGTCACGGTGCGCGTGGACGCGGTCATCTACTTCAAAGTGATCGACGCGGCGGACGCGGTGATCAAGGTCGAGGACTACCGGTTCGCGGTCTCGCAGATGGCGCAGACGTCCCTGCGCTCGATCATCGGCAAGAGCGACCTGGACGATCTCCTCTCCAACCGCGAGAAGCTCAACCAAGGCCTGGAGTTGATGATCGACTCCCCTGCCCTCGGCTGGGGCGTGCAGATCGATCGCGTCGAGATCAAGGACGTGTCCCTTCCCGAGACGATGAAGCGATCGATGGCCCGGCAGGCCGAGGCGGACCGCGAGCGGCGGGCCCGCGTGATCAACGCGGACGCCGAGCTGCAGGCCTCCAAGAAGCTGGCCGAGGCCGCGCATCAGATGGCGGACGAGCCTGCCGCGCTCCAACTGCGGCTGCTCCAGACCGTGGTGGCGGTCGCCGCCGAGAAGAACTCGACCCTCGTGCTGCCCTTCCCCGTGGAGCTCCTGCGCTTCCTGGAGAAGGCCCAGCAGACGCAGGCGCTGTCGCCCGCACCACCGGTCACCGCGGCGGAGCCGACACCGAAACGGCCGACGGCGGCATAG
- a CDS encoding methyltransferase domain-containing protein: MFTSQGPTLRELAVQALSSIEDGYDLLAPKFDHTPFRTPDRILDAVADTLGGLGPFDAGLDVCCGTGAGVETLLPLCRERVTGVDFSAGMLAEARSAVPREGGPAMDDGGPAVDWVRADARALPFAEVFDLAVSFGAFGHFLPAERPRLFAEVCGALRPGGVFAFPVGAPPPLTSPLHWALLGFDGVMRVRNLLWRPPFVMYYRTFPLRGVLEDLLRAGFTMRLHPLEEFGRRADGSPRWCMVEARKV, translated from the coding sequence GTGTTCACCTCCCAGGGCCCCACACTCCGCGAACTGGCCGTGCAAGCTCTTTCCTCCATCGAGGACGGCTATGACCTGCTGGCCCCGAAGTTCGACCACACCCCTTTCCGTACGCCGGACCGGATCCTGGACGCGGTCGCGGACACGCTCGGCGGCCTCGGGCCGTTCGACGCGGGTCTCGACGTCTGCTGCGGGACCGGCGCGGGCGTCGAGACGCTCCTTCCGCTGTGCCGGGAGCGGGTCACCGGCGTCGACTTCAGCGCCGGGATGCTGGCCGAGGCGCGGTCCGCCGTTCCGCGCGAGGGCGGGCCCGCGATGGATGACGGCGGGCCCGCGGTGGACTGGGTGCGGGCCGACGCCCGCGCCCTGCCCTTCGCCGAGGTCTTCGACCTGGCGGTGAGCTTCGGGGCGTTCGGGCACTTTCTGCCCGCCGAGCGCCCGCGGTTGTTCGCGGAGGTCTGCGGGGCGTTGCGGCCAGGCGGGGTCTTCGCCTTCCCGGTCGGCGCGCCGCCGCCCCTGACGTCGCCGCTGCACTGGGCGCTGCTCGGCTTCGACGGGGTGATGCGGGTGCGGAATCTGCTGTGGCGTCCGCCGTTCGTCATGTACTACAGGACTTTCCCGCTGCGGGGTGTGCTGGAGGACCTGCTCCGGGCCGGGTTCACGATGCGCTTGCACCCGCTGGAGGAGTTCGGGCGCCGGGCCGACGGTAGTCCCCGCTGGTGCATGGTCGAGGCGCGGAAGGTCTGA
- a CDS encoding GlxA family transcriptional regulator has protein sequence MHTVAVLALDTVIPFDLSTPIEVFSRTRLPGGRDGYRVRVCAAAPRVDAGLFTLQAPWGLEGLADADTIIVPGTADVSGPVPDAVLDALRDAAANGTRIASICAGTFTLAAAGLLSGLRATTHWMAAAGLAERHPDIEVDPDVLYVDNGQILTSAGAAAGLDLCLHLIRRDYGSAVAADAARLSVMPLEREGGQAQFIVAEAPPTPQGSELEPLLRWLEENAGRELTLEDIAGRAGMSTRTLLRRFRDQTGSTPLQWLHRARIRQAQHLLETTGHSVERIAVQVGFGSPTAFRDRFKRVAGVSPQAYRRAFQ, from the coding sequence ATGCACACCGTGGCCGTTCTGGCGCTGGACACCGTCATCCCGTTCGACCTGTCCACCCCCATCGAGGTCTTCAGCCGCACCCGGCTGCCGGGCGGGCGGGACGGCTACCGGGTGCGCGTCTGCGCCGCCGCGCCGCGGGTCGACGCCGGCCTGTTCACCCTCCAGGCGCCGTGGGGCCTGGAGGGGCTCGCGGACGCGGACACGATCATCGTGCCCGGCACCGCCGACGTGTCCGGGCCGGTTCCCGACGCGGTCCTTGACGCGCTGCGGGACGCGGCGGCGAACGGTACGCGGATCGCCTCGATCTGCGCGGGCACCTTCACGCTCGCCGCGGCAGGACTCCTGTCAGGGCTCCGCGCCACCACACACTGGATGGCCGCGGCCGGTCTTGCCGAACGCCATCCCGACATCGAGGTCGACCCGGACGTGCTCTACGTCGACAACGGGCAGATCCTGACGTCCGCCGGCGCTGCCGCCGGACTCGACCTGTGTCTGCATCTGATCCGCCGGGACTACGGCTCCGCCGTCGCGGCGGACGCCGCCCGCCTCTCGGTGATGCCCCTGGAACGCGAGGGCGGCCAGGCCCAGTTCATCGTCGCCGAGGCTCCGCCCACTCCGCAGGGTTCGGAGCTCGAACCGCTCCTGCGCTGGCTGGAGGAGAACGCCGGGCGCGAGCTCACCCTGGAGGACATCGCGGGCCGGGCGGGCATGAGCACCCGCACCCTGTTGCGCCGCTTCCGGGACCAGACGGGCAGCACGCCGTTGCAGTGGCTGCACCGCGCACGGATCCGGCAGGCCCAGCACCTGCTCGAAACGACCGGGCACTCCGTCGAGCGCATCGCCGTCCAGGTCGGCTTCGGCTCGCCCACAGCCTTCCGCGACCGTTTCAAGCGCGTCGCCGGAGTCAGCCCACAGGCTTACCGCAGGGCGTTCCAGTGA
- a CDS encoding DUF2269 family protein, which translates to MTKFFLTLHVLAAILAVGPVTVAASMFPAALRRAQADPRDPAAVASLRLLQRICSVYAFVGVAVPVTGFATASSLNVLGSAWLIASIILTTAAAAVLIVLVLPRQEAALEAVTGEGGDGARGQLAQGTGVVAVGERTSSQLAMYTGVFNLLWATVTVLMIIRPGSTTGA; encoded by the coding sequence GTGACCAAGTTCTTCCTGACGCTGCATGTACTGGCCGCCATCCTCGCCGTCGGCCCGGTCACCGTCGCCGCCAGCATGTTCCCCGCGGCCCTGCGCCGCGCCCAGGCCGACCCGCGGGACCCGGCGGCCGTCGCCTCGCTGCGCCTGCTGCAGCGCATCTGCTCGGTGTACGCGTTCGTCGGCGTCGCCGTCCCCGTCACCGGATTCGCGACCGCGAGCAGCCTGAACGTGCTCGGCAGCGCCTGGCTGATCGCCTCGATCATCCTCACGACCGCGGCGGCCGCGGTGCTCATCGTCCTCGTCCTGCCGCGTCAGGAGGCGGCGCTCGAAGCGGTGACAGGGGAAGGCGGCGACGGCGCGCGCGGCCAACTGGCCCAGGGGACAGGCGTGGTGGCCGTGGGTGAGCGCACCAGTTCCCAACTCGCCATGTACACGGGCGTGTTCAACCTCCTCTGGGCCACCGTCACCGTCCTCATGATCATCAGGCCCGGTTCCACTACCGGAGCCTGA
- a CDS encoding D-2-hydroxyacid dehydrogenase: MVRAPHAPQAADPAALPPSAALYVELALDDAEQERLRAVAPGPVWFAEPDSGSADDARVLADSHIALGNPRADRLEQAPNLRWLQLASVGIDRYAGLDWPVLGQRLTVTNLGGLFADPVAETCLAGILALYRGVDVLAVLRAGESWSKLDVRPGLRLLGGANVLILGRGSIALRLAALLAPFGCSVTHFARGNGDIRTRRELDARLPEFDVVVGLLPGTDETADLFDRRRVDLLRPGAVFVNAGRGTLADEDALVAALASGRLGGAVLDVTREEPLPAGHPLWSCPNVILTQHTAGGSRDETKRIVDMFVDNWQRLADGKPLRNVVRWSQGY, translated from the coding sequence ATGGTCCGTGCACCACATGCTCCACAGGCCGCTGACCCGGCCGCCCTGCCACCGTCCGCCGCCCTGTACGTCGAGCTGGCGCTCGACGACGCCGAACAGGAGCGGCTGCGCGCCGTCGCGCCGGGGCCGGTCTGGTTCGCCGAACCGGACTCCGGATCCGCCGACGACGCACGCGTCCTCGCCGACTCCCACATCGCCCTCGGCAACCCGAGGGCGGACCGACTTGAGCAGGCGCCGAACCTTCGCTGGCTGCAGCTCGCGTCCGTCGGCATCGACCGCTATGCGGGCCTGGACTGGCCGGTCCTGGGGCAGCGGCTGACCGTCACCAACCTCGGCGGGCTCTTCGCCGACCCGGTCGCGGAGACCTGCCTCGCGGGCATCCTCGCGCTCTACCGCGGTGTCGACGTCCTGGCCGTACTCCGCGCGGGGGAGTCCTGGTCCAAGCTCGACGTACGCCCCGGCCTGCGGCTCCTGGGCGGGGCGAACGTCCTCATCCTCGGCAGGGGATCCATCGCCCTGCGCCTCGCCGCACTCCTCGCGCCCTTCGGCTGCTCCGTCACGCACTTCGCCCGGGGCAACGGCGACATCCGCACCCGGCGCGAACTCGACGCCAGGCTGCCCGAGTTCGACGTCGTCGTGGGACTGCTGCCGGGCACGGACGAGACCGCGGACCTCTTCGACCGGCGGCGCGTAGACCTGCTGCGCCCCGGCGCGGTCTTCGTGAACGCCGGACGCGGCACCCTGGCGGACGAGGACGCCCTGGTCGCCGCCCTCGCCTCCGGCCGGCTCGGCGGCGCGGTCCTCGACGTGACCCGCGAGGAACCGCTCCCCGCCGGGCACCCGCTCTGGAGCTGCCCGAACGTGATCCTCACCCAGCACACCGCGGGCGGTTCACGCGACGAGACGAAGCGCATCGTCGACATGTTCGTGGACAACTGGCAGCGGCTCGCCGACGGGAAGCCGCTGCGCAACGTCGTGCGCTGGTCCCAGGGTTACTAG
- a CDS encoding type III PLP-dependent enzyme, with product MTLPTPAVRDRALGLAAEELPAYLYDLSALDAHAAAVRAALPRQVELYYAAKANPEPEILTALGPHVDGYEVSSGGELAHVAKAVAGRPLAFGGPGKTPDEITAALELGVERFHVESAYELRMLASIAARVVPHTRVGVLLRFNLDLNAESLAGSSLAMGGRPTPFGIDPAEADSVVSPFTDGSLRGLHLLGVHAHLASGLDAPRQLAIAESVVTWSQALARRHGIRLAEVNVGGGMSVDYADPGARFDWAAYGEGLAQLCAAHPELTLRIEPGRALTTYCGWYATEVLDVKQSHGEEFAVVRGGTHHLRTPAAKGHDQPCTVLPAREPWPHPWPRSEALQDRVTFAGQLCTPKDVLARQVPVTGLRAGDRVVFAMAGAYAWNISHHDFLMHPRPGFHFL from the coding sequence ATGACCCTCCCCACCCCCGCCGTACGTGACCGTGCCCTCGGCCTCGCCGCGGAGGAACTGCCCGCCTATCTGTACGACCTGTCGGCGCTCGACGCCCATGCCGCCGCGGTGCGCGCCGCGCTCCCCCGGCAGGTCGAGCTCTACTACGCCGCCAAGGCCAATCCGGAGCCGGAGATCCTGACCGCGCTCGGCCCGCACGTCGACGGCTACGAGGTCTCCTCCGGCGGCGAACTCGCCCACGTGGCCAAGGCGGTCGCGGGACGACCGCTGGCCTTCGGCGGCCCCGGCAAGACGCCGGACGAGATCACGGCAGCCCTTGAGCTCGGCGTGGAGCGCTTCCATGTCGAGAGCGCCTACGAGCTGCGGATGCTGGCCTCGATCGCCGCCCGCGTCGTGCCGCACACCCGCGTCGGTGTGCTGCTCCGCTTCAATCTCGACCTCAACGCCGAGTCCCTGGCCGGCAGTTCCCTCGCGATGGGCGGACGTCCCACTCCCTTCGGCATCGACCCGGCCGAGGCGGATTCCGTGGTCTCGCCGTTCACCGACGGCAGCCTCCGCGGACTCCACCTGCTGGGCGTGCACGCCCATTTGGCCAGCGGACTCGACGCACCGCGGCAGCTCGCGATCGCCGAGTCCGTCGTGACCTGGTCGCAGGCGCTGGCCCGGCGGCACGGCATCCGCCTCGCGGAGGTGAACGTCGGTGGCGGGATGAGCGTGGACTACGCCGACCCCGGCGCGCGCTTCGACTGGGCCGCGTACGGAGAAGGCCTCGCCCAACTCTGTGCGGCGCACCCGGAACTGACGCTGCGTATCGAGCCGGGGCGGGCGCTCACCACGTACTGCGGCTGGTACGCCACCGAGGTCCTGGACGTGAAGCAGAGCCACGGCGAGGAGTTCGCGGTGGTGCGCGGCGGCACCCACCATCTGCGCACCCCCGCGGCCAAGGGCCACGACCAGCCCTGCACCGTGCTCCCGGCGCGCGAGCCGTGGCCGCACCCCTGGCCCCGGTCCGAGGCGCTGCAGGACCGGGTGACGTTCGCGGGGCAGTTGTGCACCCCGAAGGACGTCCTGGCCCGGCAGGTTCCGGTGACGGGGCTGCGGGCCGGGGACCGGGTGGTGTTCGCGATGGCGGGCGCGTACGCGTGGAACATCTCGCACCACGACTTCCTCATGCACCCGAGGCCGGGCTTCCACTTCCTGTGA
- a CDS encoding IucA/IucC family protein gives MSLPTGTFAAPSWAPAQSAALVAGAPVAGAAPTRLPSADHAVTHTLLNCLLREVSGPEHQTAVVDGDLLLRLPRRGVLLRVALRRASLLGAHRFTGPVTEQRDGAWVEVDWPRLAEYTHAELSLRTGVSNEEFLEQIASSHEGVSAAIAADRPAPSTETTPAPAPKWLADYLASEQSLLFGHRFHPTPKARGGDLADWAAYAPETAAAFPLRHLAVRDHLIAEESARPGATAPLDRLGTVPDGYRLLPVHPWQYDLLREHPGLRAALDRADVIDLGPGGSPFAATASVRTLYDGDTFLKFSLNVRITNCLRKNASYELAGAVALTRVLEGTLDDLAARFPGNAVLREPAYRGLALPGPDGRPDLALLEGFGVIVREGLAGRLLPGTTPLLAAAVADEYPTGPGHISRLLDGAGPQRALDWWQRYLRLLLPPVLAAYFDHGLVLEPHLQNVLICVDDDGMPAQVLFRDLEGTKLVPERHAETLAALPPEVAGPMTYDAQRGWDRVVYCLLVNHVAELLAALADLHPHTEAALWSQVRAIVQEFADTHGCPPRLSALLAGVPLPAKANLLTRWERKADRDAGYVRLTSPFPLAEHVRDLGARTDAPWSTAE, from the coding sequence ATGTCCTTGCCGACCGGCACGTTCGCCGCCCCATCCTGGGCGCCCGCCCAGTCCGCCGCCCTCGTCGCGGGCGCCCCCGTCGCCGGGGCCGCGCCCACCCGTCTGCCCAGCGCCGACCATGCGGTGACGCACACCCTCCTCAACTGCCTGCTGCGCGAGGTCTCGGGCCCCGAGCACCAGACCGCCGTCGTCGACGGCGACCTCCTGCTCCGGCTGCCGCGCCGCGGGGTCCTCCTGCGCGTCGCGCTGCGCCGCGCGTCCCTCCTCGGCGCCCACCGCTTCACCGGCCCGGTGACCGAGCAGCGGGACGGCGCCTGGGTGGAGGTCGACTGGCCGCGCCTCGCCGAGTACACCCATGCCGAGCTCTCGCTGCGTACGGGCGTGAGCAACGAGGAGTTCCTGGAGCAGATCGCCTCCAGCCACGAAGGCGTCAGCGCCGCGATCGCCGCCGACCGTCCGGCTCCCTCCACGGAGACGACCCCCGCCCCGGCCCCGAAGTGGCTCGCGGACTACCTGGCCTCCGAGCAGTCCCTGCTGTTCGGCCACCGCTTCCACCCCACTCCCAAGGCCCGCGGCGGCGACCTCGCCGACTGGGCGGCGTACGCCCCCGAGACCGCGGCCGCCTTCCCGCTGCGCCACCTCGCCGTACGGGACCACCTCATCGCCGAGGAGTCGGCGCGGCCGGGCGCCACGGCCCCGCTCGACCGCCTCGGCACCGTGCCGGACGGCTACCGGCTCCTTCCGGTGCACCCCTGGCAGTACGACCTGCTGCGGGAGCACCCGGGGCTGCGTGCCGCCTTGGACCGCGCCGACGTCATCGACCTGGGGCCCGGTGGCTCCCCCTTCGCGGCCACCGCCTCCGTGCGCACGCTGTACGACGGTGACACCTTCCTGAAGTTCAGCCTGAACGTCCGCATCACCAACTGCCTGCGCAAGAACGCCAGTTACGAGCTGGCGGGTGCGGTCGCACTCACCCGCGTACTCGAAGGCACGCTGGACGACCTGGCCGCCCGCTTCCCGGGCAACGCCGTGCTCCGTGAGCCCGCCTACCGCGGCCTTGCGCTCCCGGGCCCCGACGGGCGCCCCGACCTCGCCCTCCTGGAGGGCTTCGGCGTCATCGTCCGCGAAGGCCTGGCCGGACGGCTCCTTCCCGGCACGACACCGCTGCTCGCCGCGGCCGTCGCGGACGAGTACCCGACGGGGCCCGGCCACATCTCCCGCCTCCTCGACGGCGCGGGCCCGCAGCGGGCGCTCGACTGGTGGCAGAGGTATCTCCGGCTTCTGCTGCCGCCGGTGCTCGCCGCGTACTTCGACCACGGCCTGGTGCTCGAACCGCATCTGCAGAACGTACTGATCTGCGTCGACGACGACGGCATGCCCGCGCAGGTGCTCTTCCGCGACCTGGAGGGCACCAAGCTGGTCCCGGAGCGTCACGCGGAGACCCTGGCGGCGCTCCCGCCCGAGGTCGCGGGCCCGATGACGTACGACGCGCAGCGCGGCTGGGACCGCGTCGTCTACTGCCTCCTGGTGAACCACGTCGCCGAGCTGCTCGCCGCCCTCGCCGACCTCCATCCGCACACCGAGGCCGCGCTCTGGTCACAAGTCCGTGCCATCGTGCAGGAGTTCGCCGACACGCACGGCTGCCCGCCCCGGCTCAGCGCCCTGCTCGCCGGAGTGCCGCTGCCCGCCAAGGCCAATCTGCTCACCCGCTGGGAGCGCAAGGCCGACCGGGACGCGGGCTATGTCCGTCTCACCTCCCCCTTTCCGCTCGCCGAGCACGTACGGGACCTGGGCGCCCGCACCGACGCACCTTGGAGCACCGCCGAATGA